TCAGATCATCGTCATCATCTGGTATCGCAGAGTTTTGTTGCTCTGCCACCGCAACCACAGATTCGTGCGTGGCAGCTTCTTCCGTGTCGGCTTCTGTAGCAACATCGGTGAGCGGACTGTCTTCTTCCGCATTTTCTATAGCAGCATCGTTGTGCAGTATTGCGATATCTGCAACCGTTTCCTCGATTGCCTGAACATCTTCAGCACCCAGCTCAATGTCTTCACTGACCTGATCCATTTCTTCAGCACTGGTGTCAGCAGCAACTTCCGCTTCCACCGTTGCATCATTGGCGGACAGATCGAGCGCGTCACCAAATGACGTAACTGCAACCTCACCTAACGAATCATCAATATCGAGTTCGATATCATCGATTGCATCACCCAGTGGCTCAGTGGCCGGCAACTCAAGCAGCGATTCTTCAGCGCGATCAAGCAGGTCTTCCCCGGCATTATTTGGCTTTTCAGAGTAACGCTCGATAAAGTACTCAACACCGGTCAGGACATCGGCCAACGTGTCCAGCACAGACCACTGAGGTTTCAGCTCTTCATCAATCAGCTGATTTTGTACGAATGCCGCTGCACGAGACAAAATTCCAGCCACCCGTGGCAGCGGAATCATGCTCAATGACCCTTCAATACTGTGCAGCAAAGACGGTACATCCGTAAGCTCTTGTGCAGACCATTGCTTGGCAATGTATTCAACGATCGCATCTTTAACCTGCTCAAGCACATTCCGCGCTTCACGCAATACTGCCTTCTGGGCGTCGGTCAGAGAACTCTCAGCTACCTGGGCATGCAGATCACCTTCGCTCTTCATGCCGCCGAGTGTCGCCTCGACGTACAGCAGAGCACCGGCAATATCCATCAGGTGACGATCTTCAATCGCTTGTCCTTCATCGATCAATCGGATGACTTCGCTATGCTGCTCCTGCAGCACCTTGCGCGGCATACCAAGACCCAACACCGACATGGTGTCGCTGATTTGCTTCAGGGCAGGAGACACTTCGGTCAATGTTGCAGTGCGATCCTCATTACCGCGAACCAGTAGATCCAGGCGATCTTTGACGGTGGCAATCTCTTCCACCAGGGCATGCAGAACCTGATCAACCGTTTCTTTATCCGGCCCGGCCAGCTCAGCGCGTTGCTGCTCGACATCTTCCTCGCTGACCAGAGCTTTGGTCAGCGCAAATTGCTGGCGAACCCGGCGAATGGCTTCGCCATTGACATCAGACTCGGCGATAAACAACAGTAAACTGCGGATCAAGGCGTCATCCGGGGCACGGTTGATCGCAGCGGCGCCTTCTTCGATGGCAGAACGTACCAATCGCTCAAGCTGACCCAATACCTTTTTCGCATCATCGGTCAGTTCATTTTGTTTTTGCAGCCACTCCGTAAATGCCAGTGCAGGTAACCAGATCAGTCCCTGTGGAGTTGCATGGAGTGCTTTGTGCAAGCGCGCAAACGCCTTGGCGAGGTATTGTTTCGCAACGTCAGGCTGTTTGTTCTGAATCAGCTGTAACATAGCAGCCTGCAGCATCTGACGAACTTTTTTCGCCCACAACCGGAAATCTTTGCCGTTGTATGTCGCTGCTTGCTTGGGAGTTAACAGGGAATTGTGTTTGATAGCCGGAGTGAACAAGGCAGCTTCCGGCAGGTAGGTTTCACCTCGAGCGGCACGTAATTCGTTCAGAATTGGCAGTAACACTACCGGCAAATCACGGCGCCCGACTTTAACGTGCTGCAGATAATGTGGCAGCTGCAGTATCGCCTGCATCAGCACTTCCAGCGCACGCTCGTACTCGGTTGTACCGTTAGCCAGCGCGATTGCCACCGCCTCCATTTCTTCTGCCAACAGCGCTGCACCATAAAACTCCACCATTTGCAGAGTGCCATGAATCTGATGCAGATAACTCAGGCAGAACTTGAGTCGGCTCGTGTCGTCGGGGTTCTCTACGTAGGCTTCCAGTGATTGCTGTGCCTGCTGCAGCGTCTCTTCGACTTCCCCTTTTACCCATTCCAGGGCGATGTAGTCCTGGCTCATCGCCTTGCGGTCTCCCCTGTCGGATTCTTTTTCTTACGCACGAATGCAGATACCTGACTGCTACGCACCGGCTCTAACAGCGGATGTTGAAAATCCACCATTTCTCCCAGACCTATAACCAAAATACCTCCGGGAGCCAGTCGTTCAGCCAGTACATTTAATATTTCCCGGCGACGCCATCGACGGAAATAAATCAGTACGTTCTGGCAGTAAATCACATGCTGAGAATTTAGCGGGCAAACATTCAGATTGAGGATATTCACCTGGCTAAAGCAACAACGCTTGCGTAAATGATCACTGATTTCTATTTCGTTGATGCCGCTGGTTTTAAACGAACGAGCGAGGTATTCCTGAGGAACCCATTCTAACGCGCGGGGCTGATAACGACCCGCCCTGGCTTTGCGCAATACGATGGTGGAAATATCCGTTCCGGTGATAGCGTAACGCTTATTCAATGGCGTCAGATAACGATCTGCGATCATCGACAAGCTGTAAGCTTCCTCGCCGGAGGAACACCCTACACTCCAACACTCCAAGGTTTCATCAACATTCATTTCCGCCGCTTTTTGTTGGATATATTGATCCACATAAGCGTAAGCATCCGGGTCGCGAAAGAAGCGAGTTTCCTGTACCGTCAGCCGGTCAACCAGCGTGCTCCACTCGATCGCTCCGGTCGGGCCATTCAGCACGCGGTCGTAATATTCCTGATAACTCTGACAGCCAACTTCCTGCATGCGCAGACCCAAACTGGTCTGCAAAAAAGAACGCCTTTGACTCGGCAAACACATACCAGTGCGCTCTTCCAGCAGATTCTGCCAGCGCCCGAACTGGACATCATCCAGCTCTGGAACCGTTGTTAACCCGGATCGATATTGATGAGACATAGAGGTTCAGCAGGCTACAAAACCTGCTGCTCGTCCAGCTCCAGTTCATTTTCAGGCAGCTTAAAGCCCGCCACCGATTCACGCAGTTTGTTGGCCATTTCTGCAAGGTTACCAATCGACTTCGCCGTCGCGGTAGTACCAGCCGAAGTCTGCGAGGTAATTTCCTGAATAACGTTCATCGTGTTGGAAATATGACCCGCAGAAGAAGCCTGCTGACGTGCGGCGTTGGAAATGTTCTGAATCAATTCCGCCAGGTTTTTCGATACGTTCTCAATCTCTTCCAGGGCAACACCCGCATCCTGTGCAAGGCGAGCACCACGTACCACCTCTGAAGTGGTAGTTTCCATCGAGATTACCGCTTCATTGGTATCGTTCTGAATCGTTTTAACCAGCGCCTCAATCTGCTTCGTTGCTGCTGCAGAACGTTCCGCCAGACGCTGTACCTCATCCGCAACTACCGCGAAGCCCCGACCGGCGTCACCCGCCATCGATGCCTGAATAGCGGCGTTAAGCGATAGGATGTTGGTTTGGTCGGCGATATCGGTAATCAGGGAGATGATGTCACCAATCTCCTGCGAGGATTCACCCAGACGTTTAATACGCTTAGATGTTTCCTGAATCTGCTCACGGATGTTATCCATGCCGTTGATCGTTGCCTGTACGACTTCGGCGCCTTTGTTCGCGATCGCAACCGATCGCTCCGCAACCGCGGAAGATTCCGAGGCGTTAGCCGATACCTGGTCAATCGACACCGCCATTTCGTTGATCGCGGCGGATGCTCCGGCAATTTCCTGTGCCTGGTGCTCCGATGCTTCCGCCAAGTGCATTGCTGTCGCCTGGGTTTCCTGAGCAGCGGATGATACCTGTACCGCTGTTTCGTTAATCGCAGATACCAACGAGCGCATCTGGTCGATGGCGTAGTTAATGGAGTCAGCGATCGCACCGGTGAAGTCTTCCGTCACCGTTGCTGAGGCTGTTAGGTCACCGTCTGCAAGGTCAGCAATTTCATCCAGCAGACGCAAAATCGCCATCTGGTTCGCTTCATTTTTGTTGGCTGTTTCATCCAGGTCACGACGTGTTTCACGGTAAGAAACCACACCAAAGGCAATCATCATCACGATTGCTAACAGCGCAGAAATATAACCAACGATCTGCATCAATGCTCTTTCGCCAGTGTCCGACTGAATGCTGGTTGTCAGCTGAGACGTCTGGTCAAGCAACGTACGTGAATCTGCGAAAATGCTGTCGGATGCTTCCCGCACCTGAAAGAGTTCCGGAGAGGTCTCAAGAATCTCATCAACCGAACCGGATACGAACTCAAACAGCTCTGCAACCTCGGCCAGGGCATAGATCGCTTCTTCATCCGTTACCTGGGAGATATTCATGGCGACATTGCCCTGAATCATGCCGTTCAGTACCCGACCGAACAACGAAGCATCCCGACCAAAGGCGTCTGCTGCCATTACCGCGTCCTCGCCACCAGCGAGTACCTTGTTCACCGATCGTACGATACGTTCCGCCAGCCAAGACTGACGCTGAGCAACCGCAACCTGGTCGGCAGGCGCACCGTTGTCGAGCAGAATCTCTACAATTTCATCATATTCCACCTGCAGTTGAGGAATCGTTTCCGCAAGTGTATCGGCAACTTCGTGCAGAGAGATAATGATGTCCTGGGCAGTGAGAATCTGGTCAGCGTTGCCTTTTACCGAGATCCAGATACCCTGTACATCGGTCATGGAGGCGACTTCTGCAGGGTCCAATCCGGTAGCTGGGTTACCACGGGTAAGATAACCCCAGCGCTGGTCAAAATTATCACGTGCTGAGCGGAGCTGACCGAAGGCTTCTTCTTTGCCGCCAGCCGCCTCAACCGCGTTTTTTGCCAGTTCCTGCGACAGTACCCGCAACTCACCCGCGTGTTCAATATACTGGTCGTCCCGATTTGCTAAGGCATTCACATACACCGTAATAGCAATAAAGACACCCAGGAATAAGAACAGCAGCCCCGCCAGAACACCGTTAATACGGTTTCTGAAGACCGTCGACAAGACGCTTCCTGTGTTTTCGCTCATGCGTTCCTCTCCACACTCACTCTTTCAAGTTTCGCCTTGCGGCTACTTATCATTAGTCATCGCGACAAGCAGAATTTGGCTCGACGCAATGTATAAAATTCAAACGGCTATCTGCAGGAATTCAGGCGCATGCACTAAATCCAGCAACTGAAAAATGGGCCAGGTTTTGCCATCACGCTCATAAGCGCGCGACACAAACTTTTCAAATTCCGGTTCCAGCTCAGTTGGCTGTAATTGGCGGTCCTCAGCAAATTGCTGCATACCCAATACGGCATCGACCAGCAGACCGATCATATGATCACCATGCTCAACAACCAGCACACGCCGACTGCGCCAATTAGCCTTGGATGGCAACCCTAAGAGGCCGGCCAGATCCATGACAGGAACCAATCGACCACGGACATTCGCTACACCCAGCACCCAACTGCGAACGCCGGGCACACGGGTCAAACGGGGAGGCTGCAGAATTTCAGCAACTTCCGACATGTCAGCGGCAAAGTGCTGCCCGGCCAACATAAAGCCGACGCCACGCCAGTATGCAACCAGCTCTACCTGCTGCGGCAGAGCTGAAGCGTTTGAACGGCTGCGTTCGGCAATATCGACCAGCTGAGCAAACGGATGCATATCAGCCTGCCATGACCGAAGCGATCTCTGACAGCAAGGTCGCTTCTACTACTGGCTTAACCAGATAGCCACTGGCACCCTGGCGCTTACCCCACACACGATCAGTTTCCTGATCTTTGGTGGTCACAATAATCACCGGAATATGCTGAGTTTCAGCATCTTTTGTTAATTGGCGGGTTGCCTGAAAACCATTCAGACCAGGCATCACAATATCCATTAACACCACGTCAGGCTTTTCCTGACGGGCGACAGCAACACCATCTGCACCATTTTCTGCGCTTAATACTTCGTGACCATTTTTTTCTAACATTACACGGAATGCTTCTGTTTCGGTCGGGGAATCATCAACAACCAGGATTCGGGCCATGCCTATTTCCTCTTAAATTCTGTTTACTCGGGCTCAGGATTTGACGTACTGGCGAATCGAACCCAGCAGCTCTTCTTTACTGAAAGGCTTGGTCAGGTACTCATCGGAACCCACGATACGACCTTTCGCTTTATCAAATAAGCCGTCTTTACTGGACAACATAATGACCGGGGTTGACTTGAATTTAGAGTTATTTTTAATCAAGGCACAGGTTTGGTAACCGTCCAGACGAGGCATCATAATATCGACAAAAATGATGTCTGGATGTGTGTCGGCAATTTTTGCAAGCGCATCAAAGCCATCGGTAGCAGTGATCACTTCGCAGCCAACTTTTTTGAGCAGAGTCTCAGCCGTACGACGAATGGTTTTACTGTCGTCGATGACCATGACTTTTACATTCTGAAAGTTATCGTCCATAGGGAGGCCTTTAACCATCCATTTCTTTGTATTTTATTGAGCGACTGTCTTTCGACCGCAGAGACGCCATTGCGCACTTTTGTATCATACTTAGGTGCCCCAGGCTAGCGGCCAAATCGTCAATACTGCGCGAGAATCCTGTTTAAATCTGTTGCGCCACTGGGATAGCCAATCAGTTACACTCTGCACATCTGATCTATTTTCATTCAACGGAGACTCTATGAGCATCAAACTCGGTGTAGTGATGGACCCGATTTCACAGATTGCGTTTAAGAAGGATACCTCACTGGCGTTGCTCAACGCCGCTCAGCAAAAAGGCTGTGAGCTGTTTTACATGGAGCAGTCCGATCTTTACATCGAAAACGGCGTTGCCATGGGTCGCATGGCGGCACTGACCGTCGAGATGAATCCAGATAACTGGTACAACATGGCGGAGTACCAGCACCGCCCCTTGTCTGACCTGAACATTATCCTGATGCGCAAAGATCCGCCATTTGACAGCGAATTCATCTATTCCACATACATTCTGGAGCGCGCCGAAGAAGCTGGGGTATTAATTGCCAACAACCCGCAAAGCCTGCGTGATTGCAACGAAAAAGTTTTCGCCACGGCATTCCCGGATTTAATGACACCAACACTGGTCAGTCGCAGCGCAGAACTGTTGAAGAAATTCCATAAAGACCACGGCGACGTCATCTTTAAACCACTCGATGGCATGGGCGGCTCCTCCATTTTCCGCCTCAAACAGGACGATCCAAACGTATCCGTCATCATTGAAACCCTGACCAATCATGGTCAACAGCAAATTATGGCGCAGCGTTTTATCCCCGAAATTGTTGATGGTGATAAGCGCATTCTGATGATTGATGGTGAGCCGGTCCCTTACACCCTGGCACGAATTCCGGCCAAAGGAGAAACCCGCGGAAACATCGCGGCTGGCGGCACCGGAGTCACTCAACCATTGAGCGATGAAAACCGCGCCATCGCAGAAAAAGTGGGTCCGATCCTGAAACAAAAAGGACTCTACTTTGTCGGACTGGATGTGATTGGCAACTCGCTGACTGAGATTAATGTGACCAGCCCGACCTGTGTGCGCGAAATCAGCCGCGACTCCGGCATTGACGTAGCCGGTCTGTTAATTGATACCTTACTGGCGAAACTTTAGCCAACCAGTGTTATCGCAATTTGCTTCCTCAGCCGCTTCGGCAGTGGACAAATTTCGTTGATAAGCGCAGACTTGCAGTCGCATTCAACCTGCTTTTTTGAGGCTGTTATTTCCGCATGTCTGCCGCTGCTGTTACCAGTACCGACCGCCTGTCATTCGCCCTGTTTCTGGCGCTGGTGATTCATGCATTGCTGATTCTCGGAATCAGCTTCTCTGCCACCGATCAAACCAGCCTGTCAAAAACACTTGAAGTCACGTTAGCTACTTATAAAAGTGATACCACACCCGATAAAGCCGATTTTATTGCACAGGAAAACCAGCAAGGTAGCGGCACACTGGACGAGGCGAAAATGCTGACCACGGATATGGAAGCGAATTTTCATGCCAATCAAGTCAACGAGACATCGCCACAGGAACAACAGGCAACCGCACCCAGACTCCCTGAAGCGCAGCAACGTCAGGTATCAACCATTGGAGAAAGCCGGTTCAAAACGCAACTGAAAAACAGCGACATCCCGCCCAACCCGGCTGATCTGCCTGATGGCCCACAAAAAACCTTGCTACAACGCAGCCTCGAGATTGCCAGCCTCGAAGCCAAGCTCGATAGTCAACGCCAACTGTATGCCAAGCAGCCACGTATTCAGCGCTTAACCGCCGCTTCCACCATGAAAGCCAACGATGCTTATTATGTAAATTCGTGGCGACGCCGCATTGAAGATAACGGAGCTCGT
This sequence is a window from Saccharospirillaceae bacterium. Protein-coding genes within it:
- a CDS encoding methyl-accepting chemotaxis protein yields the protein MSENTGSVLSTVFRNRINGVLAGLLFLFLGVFIAITVYVNALANRDDQYIEHAGELRVLSQELAKNAVEAAGGKEEAFGQLRSARDNFDQRWGYLTRGNPATGLDPAEVASMTDVQGIWISVKGNADQILTAQDIIISLHEVADTLAETIPQLQVEYDEIVEILLDNGAPADQVAVAQRQSWLAERIVRSVNKVLAGGEDAVMAADAFGRDASLFGRVLNGMIQGNVAMNISQVTDEEAIYALAEVAELFEFVSGSVDEILETSPELFQVREASDSIFADSRTLLDQTSQLTTSIQSDTGERALMQIVGYISALLAIVMMIAFGVVSYRETRRDLDETANKNEANQMAILRLLDEIADLADGDLTASATVTEDFTGAIADSINYAIDQMRSLVSAINETAVQVSSAAQETQATAMHLAEASEHQAQEIAGASAAINEMAVSIDQVSANASESSAVAERSVAIANKGAEVVQATINGMDNIREQIQETSKRIKRLGESSQEIGDIISLITDIADQTNILSLNAAIQASMAGDAGRGFAVVADEVQRLAERSAAATKQIEALVKTIQNDTNEAVISMETTTSEVVRGARLAQDAGVALEEIENVSKNLAELIQNISNAARQQASSAGHISNTMNVIQEITSQTSAGTTATAKSIGNLAEMANKLRESVAGFKLPENELELDEQQVL
- a CDS encoding chemotaxis protein CheW, with the translated sequence MHPFAQLVDIAERSRSNASALPQQVELVAYWRGVGFMLAGQHFAADMSEVAEILQPPRLTRVPGVRSWVLGVANVRGRLVPVMDLAGLLGLPSKANWRSRRVLVVEHGDHMIGLLVDAVLGMQQFAEDRQLQPTELEPEFEKFVSRAYERDGKTWPIFQLLDLVHAPEFLQIAV
- the pilH gene encoding twitching motility response regulator PilH, which codes for MARILVVDDSPTETEAFRVMLEKNGHEVLSAENGADGVAVARQEKPDVVLMDIVMPGLNGFQATRQLTKDAETQHIPVIIVTTKDQETDRVWGKRQGASGYLVKPVVEATLLSEIASVMAG
- a CDS encoding TonB family protein; this encodes MSAAAVTSTDRLSFALFLALVIHALLILGISFSATDQTSLSKTLEVTLATYKSDTTPDKADFIAQENQQGSGTLDEAKMLTTDMEANFHANQVNETSPQEQQATAPRLPEAQQRQVSTIGESRFKTQLKNSDIPPNPADLPDGPQKTLLQRSLEIASLEAKLDSQRQLYAKQPRIQRLTAASTMKANDAYYVNSWRRRIEDNGARNYPREAENCFNDCRLRLLVAINPNGTIYELRVLESSGRKVLDDAALRIVRQSAPFAPFTAEMRKNTDRLEIIRTWQFKGNRYLSDAG
- the pilG gene encoding twitching motility response regulator PilG, whose translation is MDDNFQNVKVMVIDDSKTIRRTAETLLKKVGCEVITATDGFDALAKIADTHPDIIFVDIMMPRLDGYQTCALIKNNSKFKSTPVIMLSSKDGLFDKAKGRIVGSDEYLTKPFSKEELLGSIRQYVKS
- a CDS encoding protein-glutamate O-methyltransferase CheR — translated: MSHQYRSGLTTVPELDDVQFGRWQNLLEERTGMCLPSQRRSFLQTSLGLRMQEVGCQSYQEYYDRVLNGPTGAIEWSTLVDRLTVQETRFFRDPDAYAYVDQYIQQKAAEMNVDETLECWSVGCSSGEEAYSLSMIADRYLTPLNKRYAITGTDISTIVLRKARAGRYQPRALEWVPQEYLARSFKTSGINEIEISDHLRKRCCFSQVNILNLNVCPLNSQHVIYCQNVLIYFRRWRRREILNVLAERLAPGGILVIGLGEMVDFQHPLLEPVRSSQVSAFVRKKKNPTGETARR
- the gshB gene encoding glutathione synthase, which produces MSIKLGVVMDPISQIAFKKDTSLALLNAAQQKGCELFYMEQSDLYIENGVAMGRMAALTVEMNPDNWYNMAEYQHRPLSDLNIILMRKDPPFDSEFIYSTYILERAEEAGVLIANNPQSLRDCNEKVFATAFPDLMTPTLVSRSAELLKKFHKDHGDVIFKPLDGMGGSSIFRLKQDDPNVSVIIETLTNHGQQQIMAQRFIPEIVDGDKRILMIDGEPVPYTLARIPAKGETRGNIAAGGTGVTQPLSDENRAIAEKVGPILKQKGLYFVGLDVIGNSLTEINVTSPTCVREISRDSGIDVAGLLIDTLLAKL